The Solanum pennellii chromosome 7, SPENNV200 DNA segment AATTCACAGAAACAAGATCTTTGAGCCATATACcagcaacaaaagaaaaaaaaatcaatcaataaataACAATGCACAAGAGCGAAATGGCGAAAAGTTCAACAAGTATAGTTTAGGTTTCGTTTTCAGGGGATGCTTCGGTTAGCCTTACTGAACGAGGAAGCATGAACTCGGCGTATACAGGATAATGAGAAGAAGGATAAAAGCCATCAATGTTGTCGCTTACCACCTCACACGAGACGGGTATTAGAGATCTGCCTCTGAAAAGGATCCAGTCAACATGTAGATCCTGAGTTTGGCGATCCCAGCACAAGCAAAGTGCTCGGAATATTAACTTGAAGAACTCGAGTGGACCTTGTTTGGTACCTGATGTAATCGAACAGTcattttcatcatatcatatatcgGTAAGTCAATATAGCAATGGGATTTTGGAGGATTACACAACCTTTGAATCCATGATACGTCCGTATAAGGGATACGTTTTTTCTCACACGAGCATTTGGCCAAACATCTCTCATATCACCGACAACTCCGTGCTCTCTGAGAAATACAACATGTCAGCTATATCAAGCATTTTAGCTCACACTTTAGCGGTAACCACCGGTGGTAGAGCCAGGATTTTTACTAAGGGGCTCAAAATATGAAATGTAAACACATGAAGAACCCGAAGGTATtcatcatctactatatatacataaaaaataattttaaccatgtataaacaATGTAATTTTCAAACCTGGCTGCGCTCCTGGTAATCACCGACAGGCATGCAATCTAGGCGATGACAAAAATGTAAATCATAATTTACTATAGCTCGCGCTACTAGTttagttatttctttttctgtgtGATAATCAATGTTCATAGAAAGCAAAAGTTATCATAGCTTAAATGCGAGGGAAAAAGGTTGTTTCCAATAGATGCTCAGCTCAAGGAAAAGCAAATGAAAGAAGTTCAGAAAAAGAAATAACGGAAGTGAAGAAGTCTTGGCAAAGGGAAAAACAACATTGATCAATAATGTCTCCCGAATTTATTCACACGGCACAGTATGACAAGGCTTTGAAATCTATACGGCGCAGAATAGTAACGAATATTGTCAAGTCCTGGACAAATGCGTCCTCTGGGGTTAATGTTCTAATAATACAAATAGAGTAGTTAATGATTTTCTAAACTCGATTATGTCTGAATAGCAACAATTGTCAAACTACATTTTGTAATCAGTATATTCCAAATGTTATATTGAAAGACGACAATTAGTTATTTGCTTATTCTATATGATAGATTAACCTGGCCGAGTAGAAACAGCCTACGAGTTTGCCAGTTGTCAAATCACAACTTAAGGCAATATATCCCTTGTTTGAGTAGTTAAAATCAGGCCATATTCCGTGGTCTGACAGGAAAACTAGCAAGTTAAGTAGTGCCACTGCAAGGTCGAGTTTGCGAATAACTGAATATAGTAAGCAAGGTACTATAATGGTAAGACTGCAGAAGCGAtacaatagaaaataaaatgcCAGCGGCATTATTACCTAGATCTCCCAAGAAGAAAACGACCTGTAGTGGATTCCTTTTGGGTATTAAATCCCCCACAGTACACAACGGATAAGCTAGGGGGCAAGGATGCAATATGCTGCCAAGTGAGCAAAGCACCTCGCCTGCGAGCACGGGGACTGAACTCATCCATGGTTGTATTAACAATCTGAAATGAAAAACCTGGCGGCTCAACGCCTTTCAGCTGGAATGTGTAGAGTCTATGTCAAGGGAGCAAAGCACTCAATAATCCATGCAGTAAGGGGTCATTTCATTGCCGGTTaaagttatgcaggtattagttatTCAATAAtccatgaatatttttttacctttctCCCTGAGTTAAGTCATATTTGGCCATAAAATTCTAAAAGTCATATTTGGCCATATCACtcacaaaaattccaaaacaatTCCAATTTGTATTCATGGCCAAACACAACCCGGAATCTCAGTAGCTCAGGTGGTTCGCTAAGGGCTTGATTCCCCATCATGCAATTCCCTCCCCCATTCCCCTTCCCCTTTGTAATACACCAATTTCCAAATACCATTTTTCACTTTGAAAACAAAAACGAGTTTTTTCAAA contains these protein-coding regions:
- the LOC107024391 gene encoding uncharacterized protein LOC107024391, producing MSVSLSVMTFNLLEDQLEDSPNSWEKRKDLCISVITSYSPMILCTQQGVKSQLDYIQQCLQGYEQFGISRKGAEDTSDQHCTIFYDKEKVELLEGGTFWLSESPSVPGSMSWGSTVPCTATWATFQLKGVEPPGFSFQIVNTTMDEFSPRARRRGALLTWQHIASLPPSLSVVYCGGFNTQKESTTGRFLLGRSREHGVVGDMRDVWPNARVRKNVSLIRTYHGFKGTKQGPLEFFKLIFRALCLCWDRQTQDLHVDWILFRGRSLIPVSCEVVSDNIDGFYPSSHYPVYAEFMLPRSVRLTEASPENET